CTTTCTCCCTTTGAACCTCGCGCCCGACGAGGGAAGCCCCGAATGGTTGAACAAGGGTGACAATGCGTGGCAGCTCACCGCCGCCACTCTCGTGGGCCTCCAAAGTGTTCCAGGCCTCGTCATCCTCTACGGAAGCATAGTGAAAAAGAAATGGGCGGTGAATTCGGCCTTCATGGCCCTCTACGCCTTTGCGGCTGTGCTTGTCTGCTGGGTGGGGTGGGGCTACCAAATGTCATTTGGGAAAAAATTCATCAACTTCCTAGGACGGCCAAATGTAGCGTTGGACGAAGGGTTTCTTCTGGACAAAACTTTTATTGGGTACTTACCCAACGCGACCATGGTTTACTTTCAGTTTGTGTTTGCTGCAATCACGTTGATTTTGATTGCTGGGGCATTGCTGGGGAGGATGAATTTTCATGCATGGATGTTGTTTGTGCCACTTTGGCTTACCTGCTCTTACACTCTGGGTGCGTATAGTATATGGTGCCCCGATGGGTGGTTGTCTAAGATGGGCCTTATTGATTACTCTGGAGGCTTCGTTATTCACCTCTCTTCCGGGGTGGCTGGTTTCACTGCAGCTTTCTGGGTAAAACCTACAATTACAATTACAATTACAagacaattttcttttctttttttaacaaaaaaaataaaaaaaaaataaaaaaattatagtttaatctttcaTATATGTATACGTAATACCAATTGTTGTATCGGAAAATCGGATAAATGGTGCAGGTGGGGCCAAGGGCAATCAAGGACAAGGAGAGGTTCCCCCCAAACAACATCCTTCTGATGCTGGCAGGGGCGGGTCTACTTTGGATGGGATGGACAGGATTCAATGGAGGAGATCCTTACACTGTCAGCACAGACGCATCTCTGGCCGTTCTTAACACCCACGTATGCACGGCCACAAGCTTGCTGACGTGGCTTATTCTTGATATGGTTTTCTTCGGAAAGCCTTCTGTGATTGGCGCTACTCAGGGCATGATCACTGGTTTGGTCTGTATCACCCCAGCTGCAGGTACTTAATTTTCTCCAATTGTAGATATAGTAATACATGGGCCATGGCATAAACATAATTCATATGGATATTTAATACTTTCAACTCATATTAGAACCCATGGCCTTCTGTACACGGATCACCTTCACGAGCAAATCTATCTCGTTCGCTTCAACCAAGAACTCTGGTGGTTATAGGCTTTTTTGTAGTTTGATTTGGCAAAGATGAAACTAGGAGAAGTTTATGATATTTTTAGGCTCAAGAAAGATGGTAAACTTCTCTCGTAATAAAGGAATAATACCTCTCTAAGTGTCTAGAAGTTGTGGTATTTGAGCTTATATAGAATGAGAGAAAACCTGACTTTCTAAGCTGAGTCGGCTGGGGTTTCACAGTTTTCTAGCAGGTAAAGTTCGGATATTGTCCGATCGGAGTCTAAGTGGACAATTCTGCCTAGCTGTGATATTTCTCCCATTCAGACAGTGTCCAATCACCATACCAACTGGACTATTCTAAAAGACTTATGAACCGCTATTGTTCAACGCTCCCCATCAACCGCTCTTGCAACCCGACGGTTCTGGAACTATTAAGTTTAGGCATTGAAAACTTCTGTTTGAACTAGTTGCAACGAGACTCCAATCGAACTGTTCTGTCGAGATTAAATTTCTATTGACAATccattttgacatagtaaacatcaaaattgaaaaatattcttaaaatacGAAGTTGTATCCCTTTGAATTAtgtttccaacgccatcaaGCTTTCCTTCATCTGATGTCGAAAGTAAAAGATTTAGTTGTTTTACTCCAACTAGATCTATGCTGGACAACGTACACAAATTTGAATTCTTATGTTTAGATCTACTTTCACACCGACTCAACCCTACCTAAAACTTTgatcaaaatatattttgatactAAATTTACTaatactaaaaacctaacaaattcCCCCTTTAGAAATTCTGTGACAAACTTACACCATTATAACTCAACGAAAATTTACAATGAATTACAAGAAAAATCCCATCAAACCACTAAACTAGGATTCTTTTGAACTCATTGATGAAGATGTTATTTCCTAAAACACTTACAAGCTCATCAAACATATGTAGAACCAGAATTATCAATATGATAAACAAATTTTGATCACTAAATGTACATCATGAGAGAACACATAATATGATTATCAAAGTGAGCTATCATCAAATGTAAATAgatggaaataaaaaaaataatacaatatcaGTCCATTAGCACAAAAACCATTTATGTCAGTCagaatatcaaaaaaaaaaaaaaaaaaaacaacaacaacaacaacaaaaacctaCTCCCCTTGAACCATTGCTTATTCCCCATTTTTTATCACAAAATGATAGCGAAAGCtagccaaacatttttttaaaaaaaaaaataaaatataaataattgtaCAGAATACAACAAAACATATGCACAAGGCTAAAAAGATATAACAGAAGTTCAATGCTAACTTACATTCAAAGCACCAAAGCATGTCCCCTTCTCACTCATATTCCAACTTACACTCACTAAGAACATATTGAAAGCATAATTCCAACAAGAGATACTGAATGATTTAAAAGCAATCATAAATGTCAAGTGTTAGTTGTATGCTTgaggaggaaaaaaataaataaaaaacttaagtCAATTTTCACCATAGTGCAAACATGAGTTATAAACTTTTAACAACACTTGCATGATGTGTGTGAGTGATTTGCAATAAGTGAGCGTAAAACCTTAAATTTGTGAGGAGGTTAGGCATACACATGAAACCACAAGTATAGGAAAAGTAAACTCTAAAGACCAAAAGTCAAACCAAACTAGTAGGACGTATGGACACTCATATATGCACTGCCCCCAATACCAAGCACTAAAATGTCATCCTAGTCCATTCATTTACTTTGTTCACACTTTTTTCGCAATGAGTGAACATTGGCTTTGTCTGTAAGGCTACATAGATGCCAACTTTTAAACATGCAATGTCCACCTCTTGCATAGATCTAGGGATATCGGCTTTTTCTATAGTACACATGTGCTTAATGTAGTGACTAGGGAGAGATATGACATGAAATGCTagtcctaggttcaactagtttGAAGTTAATTTGGTCCGCAAAGTTGTGCGATCCCCGCAAATGATTACCTACCAAACACTTGCACACATGTGGTCAAACTCCAAATTATGACAGTCAAATTGTGCAAGTattattaacatttttcttatgcGCCATTTTGAAAATCACTTTACACATAAAATTACTCTTGAATAACACTCACACATGCATCCATATAGAGCTTACAAACCATTAAGCACACTAGAGGAAATCATACACTCAATATGGACCTtcagacattttttttattattattattaaaaaaaacaaagtttgaaaaaaaaaaaaaaaaatactgcacAATGACATTTATGCGGAATGCAATGTGACATGTACAATGCAAAAAGGACATGCCCTAAGATGATAAATCTaacactaatgctccgtttgtttcagcgtaaaacgatttctggaaaatgatttcggtattttccggtgtttggtaagggcgaaaataatggtcaacccagaaaatgattttcgtttgacaaaaaatgcttaataaatttcggaaaatgatttacgctttttaatagcGTAAATCTTTTTCCGTAGATGGTATATGCAGtcgattcttttttaaacaacgtAGTCGACCTTTACATTCAAGCAGTTAAATATTGTCAGATTTCGACAAGCCAGATTCCGACTCTAGTCGATGCCGGAATCCGCCAAATTAGGCTGGAATTCGGAGAAATCCTGCAGACATCGCCGGATTCCGGAGATACCGTGCCAGACTGGCCGGAGCGGCCGGGTCACCGGCCATCTGGCCGAGATCCTAGACAGATCCGGcctggatctggccagaacggcggGACCCCTGGCATCTGGtcggatccggccgttctggcggAATCTTCGGCCAGTCCGGCCGGGATCCTCCCAGAATGGCGGGATCTCGGCCAAGACGGCCGGTTTCCGATCAACTGGCCGAGATCCGGCCGTTTTCTGCCTGATTCCGGCAAAGatcgctggaatccggcaaaaATGGTTAGATTCCGGCAActttgccggaatttgtatatgccaaatattaaaaaaatatttttatattattttatatcaacattttttatgttgtgaataaaatttattttttttaattaatatgattaaattaaaatataaaaaatatttgtaattttccgtacgcaccaaacaccgaaaaatgatttcgaaggaaaatattattctgaaaaatgactttcctgaaactattttacgacggaaactattttataccgaaacaaatggagcataagtGAAATCTTAGGGATGAGATGCAATAACCTAAGTTAATGCATAACTACCATTATTCTCGCCCAAAGGATGGATATGGTCACCTTTTCTAACCCATAATTTCTTGATTGTGTGTGG
Above is a genomic segment from Alnus glutinosa chromosome 12, dhAlnGlut1.1, whole genome shotgun sequence containing:
- the LOC133852459 gene encoding ammonium transporter 2 member 4-like, encoding MAQVFLPLNLAPDEGSPEWLNKGDNAWQLTAATLVGLQSVPGLVILYGSIVKKKWAVNSAFMALYAFAAVLVCWVGWGYQMSFGKKFINFLGRPNVALDEGFLLDKTFIGYLPNATMVYFQFVFAAITLILIAGALLGRMNFHAWMLFVPLWLTCSYTLGAYSIWCPDGWLSKMGLIDYSGGFVIHLSSGVAGFTAAFWVGPRAIKDKERFPPNNILLMLAGAGLLWMGWTGFNGGDPYTVSTDASLAVLNTHVCTATSLLTWLILDMVFFGKPSVIGATQGMITGLVCITPAAGVVQGWAAILMGIMSGSIPWYTMMVLHKEIWFLKQVDDTLAVFHTHAVAGSLGGILTGFFAEPKLCRLFYLVPNWEHYIGLAYGLKTGNYQAGFNQMGIQLLGIVFVVSLNIFTTSIICLFIRFCGIPLRLSEEELQIGDDAIHGEEAYALWGDGEKERFMNSKHNSAYGDNFQSVVPKGEVQMA